In the Limanda limanda chromosome 1, fLimLim1.1, whole genome shotgun sequence genome, one interval contains:
- the cops4 gene encoding COP9 signalosome complex subunit 4 isoform X2 produces the protein MATEVRQELAQLMNSTGSHKDLAAKYRQILERAINFTDADQLESLKGFVEAMVNENVSLVISRQLLTDFCTHLPNLPDATAKAVYHFTLEKIQPRVISFEEQVASIRQHLATIYEKEGDWRNAAQVLVGIPLETGQKQYNVDYKLDTYLKIARLYLEDDDPVQAEAYINRASLLQNESSNEQLQIHYKVCYARVLDFRRKFIEAAQRYNELSYKSIVHESERLEALKHALNCTILASAGQQRSRMLATLFKDERCQQLAAYGILEKMYLDRIIRGNQLQEFAAMLMPHQKATTGDGSSILDRAVIEHNLLSASKLYNNITFEELGALLEIPPAKAEKIASQMITEGRMNGFIDQIDSIVHFETREPLPTWDKQIQSLCFQVNNLLEKIRTVAPEWAAQALENQMTQ, from the exons ATGGCGACCGAAGTGAGGCAGGAGCTTGCACAGCTGATGAATTCAACCGGATCCCACAAAGACCTCGCTGCCAA ATATCGACAAATATTGGAGAGGGCCATTAACTTTACAGATGCAGATCAGCTGGAATCCTTGAAGGGTTTTGTTGAAGCAA TGGTCAATGAAAATGTCAGCTTGGTCATCTCGAGACAACTGCTCACAGATTTCTGCACACATCTGCCCAACCTGCCAGATGCCACGGCCAAAGCAGTGTATCACTTTACTTTGGAAAAGATTCAGCCGAGGGTCATCTCCTTCGAGGAGCAG GTAGCTTCAATCAGACAGCACTTAGCAACCATTTATGAAAAGGAGGGAGACTGGAGGAACGCTGCCCAGGTTTTAGTTGGTATTCCCCTGGAAACAGGACAGAA GCAATACAATGTTGACTATAAGTTGGATACATACTTGAAAATTGCCCGTCTCTACCTGGAAGATGACGATCCAGTGCAGGCTGAGGCCTACATCAACAGAGCCTCATTACTTCAGAATGAGTCCTCTAATGAACAGCTGCAGATACACTATAAG GTGTGCTATGCGAGAGTCCTAGACTTCAGGAGGAAGTTCATTGAAGCTGCACAAAGATACAACGAGCTGTCCTATAAGTCAATTGTACACGAGAGTGAACGTCTAGAAGCACTGAAACATGCACTCAACTGCACTATACTGGCCTCTGCAG GCCAGCAGCGTTCCCGTATGTTGGCTACTCTCTTTAAGGACGAGCGATGTCAACAGCTGGCGGCCTATGGTATCCTGGAGAAGATGTATCTTGACCGGATCATCCGAGGAAACCAGCTCCAGGAGTTTGCTGCAATGCTGATGCCTCACCAGAAGGCCACCACAGGAGATG GCTCCAGCATCCTGGACCGAGCTGTGATCGAACACAACCTCCTGTCCGCAAGTAAACTCTACAACAACATCACTTTTGAAGAACTAGGAGCATTGTTGGAAATTCCTCCAGCAAAG GCTGAGAAGATTGCTTCCCAAATGATCACCGAAGGACGCATGAATGGCTTCATCGACCAGATAGACAGCATCGTACACTTTGAGA cccGTGAACCTCTTCCTACCTGGGACAAACAGATccagtctctgtgtttccaaGTCAACAACCTCTTAGAAAAGATCCGTACAGTTGCTCCAGAGTGGGCTGCACAGGCTTTGGAAAACCAGATGACCCAGTAA
- the cops4 gene encoding COP9 signalosome complex subunit 4 isoform X1 — translation MATEVRQELAQLMNSTGSHKDLAAKYRQILERAINFTDADQLESLKGFVEAMVNENVSLVISRQLLTDFCTHLPNLPDATAKAVYHFTLEKIQPRVISFEEQVASIRQHLATIYEKEGDWRNAAQVLVGIPLETGQKQYNVDYKLDTYLKIARLYLEDDDPVQAEAYINRASLLQNESSNEQLQIHYKVCYARVLDFRRKFIEAAQRYNELSYKSIVHESERLEALKHALNCTILASAGQQRSRMLATLFKDERCQQLAAYGILEKMYLDRIIRGNQLQEFAAMLMPHQKATTGDGVLTSSGSSILDRAVIEHNLLSASKLYNNITFEELGALLEIPPAKAEKIASQMITEGRMNGFIDQIDSIVHFETREPLPTWDKQIQSLCFQVNNLLEKIRTVAPEWAAQALENQMTQ, via the exons ATGGCGACCGAAGTGAGGCAGGAGCTTGCACAGCTGATGAATTCAACCGGATCCCACAAAGACCTCGCTGCCAA ATATCGACAAATATTGGAGAGGGCCATTAACTTTACAGATGCAGATCAGCTGGAATCCTTGAAGGGTTTTGTTGAAGCAA TGGTCAATGAAAATGTCAGCTTGGTCATCTCGAGACAACTGCTCACAGATTTCTGCACACATCTGCCCAACCTGCCAGATGCCACGGCCAAAGCAGTGTATCACTTTACTTTGGAAAAGATTCAGCCGAGGGTCATCTCCTTCGAGGAGCAG GTAGCTTCAATCAGACAGCACTTAGCAACCATTTATGAAAAGGAGGGAGACTGGAGGAACGCTGCCCAGGTTTTAGTTGGTATTCCCCTGGAAACAGGACAGAA GCAATACAATGTTGACTATAAGTTGGATACATACTTGAAAATTGCCCGTCTCTACCTGGAAGATGACGATCCAGTGCAGGCTGAGGCCTACATCAACAGAGCCTCATTACTTCAGAATGAGTCCTCTAATGAACAGCTGCAGATACACTATAAG GTGTGCTATGCGAGAGTCCTAGACTTCAGGAGGAAGTTCATTGAAGCTGCACAAAGATACAACGAGCTGTCCTATAAGTCAATTGTACACGAGAGTGAACGTCTAGAAGCACTGAAACATGCACTCAACTGCACTATACTGGCCTCTGCAG GCCAGCAGCGTTCCCGTATGTTGGCTACTCTCTTTAAGGACGAGCGATGTCAACAGCTGGCGGCCTATGGTATCCTGGAGAAGATGTATCTTGACCGGATCATCCGAGGAAACCAGCTCCAGGAGTTTGCTGCAATGCTGATGCCTCACCAGAAGGCCACCACAGGAGATG GTGTTCTCACTTCTTCAGGCTCCAGCATCCTGGACCGAGCTGTGATCGAACACAACCTCCTGTCCGCAAGTAAACTCTACAACAACATCACTTTTGAAGAACTAGGAGCATTGTTGGAAATTCCTCCAGCAAAG GCTGAGAAGATTGCTTCCCAAATGATCACCGAAGGACGCATGAATGGCTTCATCGACCAGATAGACAGCATCGTACACTTTGAGA cccGTGAACCTCTTCCTACCTGGGACAAACAGATccagtctctgtgtttccaaGTCAACAACCTCTTAGAAAAGATCCGTACAGTTGCTCCAGAGTGGGCTGCACAGGCTTTGGAAAACCAGATGACCCAGTAA